The genomic interval CAGTGGTCATCATGTGTTTTCATTGTGTGCAAAATAGTCTGTCATCATCAAGTTGATGGGGACCAGGGGCTTCCACAGCCAAATGAGGCTTTATGTAAGGAACAGAGTTAAATGTTATTCACTTGTCATTAAAGTCTAGCTTTACAGTAATGGTCTCCCAATTCACTACACTCACAAGTCATTTAGGCATTGATATGAAAGacaaaggtgagtaaatgaggacatttttttctctccatataTGACTTTTAAATCAATTTTGGTCCTTGTCACCTTTGCTTCTGTATCAGGCAGAGTGTTAGAATCGCATTACTaaccaatcaaatcaaatatcAAGCATGTGTACACTTTGTCTCATCCTTAATCTATGGTAACATTTAATGCATATTCAAAATTTCAGTTGCTTCTGAGGACTAACACTTTGGCTTTAACAGTCTCCTGTTTAAggaatagttcaaccaaaaatgaaaattctgtcatttactcaccctcaggttgttccaaacctgtataaaatttctttgttctgttgaaaacaaaagtaagatattttgaagaaagtttgtaacccgGCTGCTTTGggccaccattgacttccatagtattttttttttactactattatggaagtcaatggtggcccaaagcagcctggttacaaactttcttcaaaatatcttcctttgcattTAGCagtacaaagaaatttatacaggtttggaacaatctgagggtgagtaaatgacagaattttcatttttgggtgaactatccctttaaacatatTTGAAGTCACTCCAGACAGCACCTCTTGCTCGGTCAGACTGACTTGTTGGGGAGATCAGATCTGTGTAAAATTCAGATTTCTGGCACATTAAAGCAAAAAGATATAACAgtcttaatgtatttttgtaaaagcATCTAATGTGCTCAAGCgtttgcacagtactgtgtaTATTACATACATAGTTATTCACACAATGTATTCATGTGCTTTAGtgacatttcatttcaaatggaACTTCTGAAGATTCAAAGATAAAGGCAATATGCAGCATGTTTACAGTCATAAGTACTTTATTAAATCACTGCATAAAAATGACACTTAAGTATTTGAGTGACGAACGGGTTTAAACATTTGTGACATTAATGCGTGTTCACTTTCTCCATGGGGTGTGCACTGTGTCTCCCTCTTGTGTGAGCTCTGGAGAGATAAGGGGGGGGGGgaattaacaaaaaacaaaagattaagTGATTACGTAAAAGGGATTTTAAATACATACAGTTATGGTATAATAGGGACACAGTTCTTTCAAGACACAAATTAACTTACCTTGCGTGTattcttctctttcttttttccgGATCCTTCTTTCAGTTTTAGATGCCTGCATACTTCTCCATGCATTGTCTACCAGAAAAAGATATTGgtaacatacattatatatatatatatatatatatatatatatatatataaacaaaaaaaaaaaaaatgtagagaaTTTGGGCAACAGTCTCTTGGCAGCCCTACCTTTCTGCAGTCTCTGTAACAATCTCTTATTTGGGTTGATAATCCAGTCTTCCCCACTCGTTTCCCAAATTCTCCATTCAAGGTCAACACATTTATCTTGAGCAGGGCTGTTATTAAGGCATTGGCAGTTTTCACACAATCCAGTCTGTTCTTTTATTTTAGGCTGATAAGCAGCACAGCATTTTGCCAAATGACTtcctaaaatcattttttgggTATCATGGACTCCATCAGTAGCCCTCTTCTTGTCAAAggttttcacttcagcaatctCTTCTCTTTTGCAGCCAAGACCATCTGAAAAGGAAAGCTTTCTATGATCCTTTCCTTTTGTGTCATATCTACATGATGGGCAGAAGGGAagttttttctccagtgtggaaTGAGAAACCAAACCACACGTCATGGCAGATCCAGCAAGCCTCGGACTGCTTTTTGCTTTGTACTTGCAAGTATGAAATGATCTTTGCTTCTGATCTGAGACACCAATTACTGGTCTTTGGTCCCTGGTCTCTTTCCCATTTCTGAGAGGAGAAGATTCAAGACTAATGGCAAAGGACATCTTTGGTAGTTGCCTCTCTGGAACATTAGGCTGTTGTCGTACAACGGGTAACTTACTGTAGTAGTATACATTACCAAAGTCAGCCAGCCAGCTTGTTGAGGGACGGTATGGTGAGCAGGCCTTGAGGGAGTTCACACGCTTTGTTGATGCACCAGTTTGTAGATGTTCCCCTACTGAAACAGCACTAGTGGAAGACCGATTCAGCTCTGACAGAACGTCACTGGGTTTAATCTGGGAGCTCAGAGGTTTCTGAGGAGTTAGAAACCCATTCTCAACCATCCACTCACTGGAAGGCACATATGGCATCAAAGACTCTACCGACCAGATAGAGGCTTCTAGTTGATGTGGAAGACCATGATTTTTAGTTGATGCGTCAGTTTGTAGATTCTTTCCTACAGGAACACAATTCGGCTTTGAGATAATGTCACTGGGTTCAATCAGTGGGCTCAAAGGTTTCTGAGGGGTTAGAAGACCATTCTCTATCATCCACTCACTGGAAGGCACATACGGGATCAAAGACTCTACCGACCAGATAGAAGCCTCAAGCTGACAAGGCTGGTTATGGTTCTGTATGTCAAATGGCAGCCGCAGAATCTTAAAGTGAACATTGGAAGAGTTTCCATTTTCCTTTACCTCTGCCTGAAATGGCATTTCtgattttttctttgctttaatGCTTTGGGTAATGACGGATCTGCTTGGCTTAGGATATGTTTTAAAAGTTCTACAAGATGGAGAAGTTACATTAACTTCTGTACAAGCAGGGAGACAATGCTTACTGGAGTATCTTAACATCCCAGCTTCAACCCTCTGTTTATCCTTCCTTAATGCTAATGACTGGTAAGAGCACAAGACGACATCCTCTGAAGATTGTACAGATGCCAAGCTACACTGCAAAAGGTCAGTTTCGTTATGACCAGCTAGTTCCATGTTCTGAAAGATCTTAAGCCCAGAAGGCATTTCGCTGCATTTGATTTGCACCCGTTCAGCTTGGAGGACTTCACTCTTGGGAACAGCAGATAAACCAGTAGTGTAATTAGCATTGGTGGCGTTGCAATTTTGAGTCAGCACGGATGTACCTTCAGGGCAAGCTACAGATTTGTTATCTGAGGAGCAGGGTGATGTTGACACTGGACTACCACAGCCAGTACCCCTACCTGATTCAGAACAATTTTGGGATCTTGCTGCATGTCCATGTGAGTCTATGCTATGACAAAGGGGTTCAGTTTGCACCTCTGAGCTGACCATTACACGACCAATGGGCACATTGTTTTGGAAATGGGAGCGGTGGGTCTGGTGGGCAATAGTTGGAGCCACACGGGGAGTTATATGCCTGTAGTCCAATATGGGCAGTTGAGCATGAGGAATCATGTATCCAGGGACTTCCAAACATGGTGGAAGTAATAGTGGCATCATGCCATAaccttggggaaaaaaaaaaaaaaaaaaggatcttCAAATCACAGACTTAAATCTTGCAAAGTAAATatcacactttatattatgaaaagcaTGCAGGTTCCTCCATGTTTTCACTCATTTGAGAGGTTAATGTGCTAAAAAACCATCCAGAAAAGAAACCATCGAAaaactttcagaaacattatagaaaaatcttcatttggtaaaaataaataaagacacaGCAAATAAAGTAAATTGCTTCACAGTATAATTAAATTGAAATCCATGTctgaagaaaaagagaaaaaaaaaaaaaaaaaaaaaaaaaaatcaatagcaACCCTAATAATATTCAGTAAAATGAGAAAAGAAATGTGCATGCTTCAGAAGATACCTAACCCATGAAGTCCACTGTAGGGAACATATGGTGTTGACATGGACCATTGATATGGGAAATGAGGCTGGACAGTGGGAACGTATAAGGGCTGGTTTCGCTGGAGCTGCTCATCTGGGTGTAACACTCTGGAGGGCAGAGGACCAGGGAGCAGAGGGGCCTGTGCTTGCAGTGGTCCACTCAGTACACCTGCCATAACACCAGTGGGCTCTTGGGTAACTATAGCAGCCATACCTGGAGCACAACAAGACAGGGTTTTAGTAATTTGGCCAGAATAGTCTTTAAACTACAGTCAGACATTTGTTTTTGAACTGAAGAAATTCTCTAAATTTTGTTGAGGGATGATTTTagcctgtgtgtgtatattttaatatatatatatatatatatatatatatatatatatatatatatatatatatatatatatatttattatattttttatttttttttaaacaagaacTTGTACTTATCCATCCACACCTcattgtgacttttattttacatgtactTAAGCTTTGCTAGCATTCTATGACAAACAGTGATCAAATGTTTGATAGCAATTGAATGGTTTGTTTAAcctattaaaaattaattattaaacagaATGTGTGgctttatttatatttctcaTAGTGCTTACCTTGAAGTTTTCTACACCGAATGGAAAGCTTTCTCAAACCTGAAATTACAATAAAAGTTAATTCACAGTTTTTCACAAGTTTAAATCAACAGTGTGTTGCGAACACAGAGAATACTACACCCAAATAATTAGACCTATTAATTAGAATGTCGTGTTAATTAGGATGGAGCATGAGCTGATTAGGCAGTCCAGCTGACTCTATTTGGGGAcgttcaactaaaaacggaaaactttttatgcgttttggccgttcatttacacgacaatggcgttttggtggcctgaaaacgcaaaaacGGGTTTccaagtgcaagtttttgaaaacgggcTCTgcgtaaacaacaaaaactcaaATCTGTGAAAgcgatgacgtcatgcacatgcgcattacatgttcagtctatagtgtttcatcgccatctaatggcccaccagcagaatacagcgtttttagtcattttcacggattcgtatgaatggggaaggaaaaacttctccgttGTAACCATATACAACAACCGCAAACAGAGAAAGATGATAGGCTCGTTTGAGATGCCCTGCCTCACCTTAGATGAGACTAGATGGCTGCAGTCAGGGGagcaaaataaatgcagacaaGATAGACAGTTCACAATTCCTGTAGCTAGTTGATCAGCCatctacaaaataaaaggtGGATATTTCTTGATTAATGCTCATGTGTCttatttctatagatatatataattttagaaATATGATAACAATAATCTATAGACAATGCACTGTCAAAGTGTTTGGAAATATTAAGGAAatcaaatcaaacattttagaaGAGAACGAAATATCATGGTGGTTCAAACCAATGAACATTGTGTTGTTAGCAAGTCATTTCCCAGCGCGCCTTTATTCAGTGCAGTTGGCAGAGAGCAACTACGTCTGACTGCGCAGCCTGGCACAACCGCCTTACCCGCAC from Ctenopharyngodon idella isolate HZGC_01 chromosome 12, HZGC01, whole genome shotgun sequence carries:
- the buc2l gene encoding uncharacterized protein buc2l, whose amino-acid sequence is MAAIVTQEPTGVMAGVLSGPLQAQAPLLPGPLPSRVLHPDEQLQRNQPLYVPTVQPHFPYQWSMSTPYVPYSGLHGLGYGMMPLLLPPCLEVPGYMIPHAQLPILDYRHITPRVAPTIAHQTHRSHFQNNVPIGRVMVSSEVQTEPLCHSIDSHGHAARSQNCSESGRGTGCGSPVSTSPCSSDNKSVACPEGTSVLTQNCNATNANYTTGLSAVPKSEVLQAERVQIKCSEMPSGLKIFQNMELAGHNETDLLQCSLASVQSSEDVVLCSYQSLALRKDKQRVEAGMLRYSSKHCLPACTEVNVTSPSCRTFKTYPKPSRSVITQSIKAKKKSEMPFQAEVKENGNSSNVHFKILRLPFDIQNHNQPCQLEASIWSVESLIPYVPSSEWMIENGLLTPQKPLSPLIEPSDIISKPNCVPVGKNLQTDASTKNHGLPHQLEASIWSVESLMPYVPSSEWMVENGFLTPQKPLSSQIKPSDVLSELNRSSTSAVSVGEHLQTGASTKRVNSLKACSPYRPSTSWLADFGNVYYYSKLPVVRQQPNVPERQLPKMSFAISLESSPLRNGKETRDQRPVIGVSDQKQRSFHTCKYKAKSSPRLAGSAMTCGLVSHSTLEKKLPFCPSCRYDTKGKDHRKLSFSDGLGCKREEIAEVKTFDKKRATDGVHDTQKMILGSHLAKCCAAYQPKIKEQTGLCENCQCLNNSPAQDKCVDLEWRIWETSGEDWIINPNKRLLQRLQKDNAWRSMQASKTERRIRKKEREEYTQELTQEGDTVHTPWRK